From a single Carassius carassius chromosome 8, fCarCar2.1, whole genome shotgun sequence genomic region:
- the sdhaf3 gene encoding succinate dehydrogenase assembly factor 3, mitochondrial, protein MAPAAHVSAVRSLYKRILLLHRFMPIDLRALGDQYVKDEFRRHKTASAEEARLFMAEWQNYKDTLQTQVLEAVGNKKLAFGSELSEEKLKDLQDEQIGQLYELMLESTKPNRQFDIQEEGTPK, encoded by the exons atggctcCTGCAGCACATGTGTCAGCTGTACGGTCTCTGTATAAGAGGATCCTGCTGCTGCACCGCTTCATGCCCATAGACCTGCGGGCTCTGGGTGATCAGTATGTGAAAGACGAGTTCAGAAGACACAAGACTGCATCAGCTGAAGAAGCGAGGCTCTTCATGGCGGAATGGCAG AACTACAAAGACACTCTACAGACACAGGTGCTGGAAGCGGTGGGAAACAAGAAGTTGGCGTTTGGCTCTGAATTATCTGAAGAGAAACTCAAAGACTTGCAAGACGAGCAGATCGGACAGCTTTACGAGCTTATGCTTGAGTCCACAAAACCCAACCGGCAGTTTGATATTCAAGAGGAGGGAACGCCAAAGTAA